One genomic window of Ruminococcus gauvreauii includes the following:
- a CDS encoding oxidoreductase, translated as MDAKLEPLFTPWKIGNCDIKNRIVLTSMGGTNLLGWMEKNHFDKDGAKFIMEVAKNHAGLVLPGCQPVYNPMFGQWLYKNKKMYEDLKAWMPKFHETGAKLFVQLTAGFGRSFTVSELMETLYTNKFLRVVSKPFMDLDKITASASPSPNRWSDKVPSREMTVEEIHEFVEAFAKCAKLLQDAGVDGVEIHAVHEGYLLDQFTLKYVNRRTDQYGGSFENRYRFAVEIVQAIKRVCGKDFPVSLRYSVRSMTKGYRKGALPGEDFTEAGRDMEESEKAVRYLQDAGYDMLNCDNGTYDAWYWAHPPIYMPKNCNLEDVEHIRKFTDIPVVCAGRMDPHTAAESIAAGKIDGAGFARQFLADQEWVTKMMEGREEDIRPCILCHNGCFNMCHYKGVPNDQELSDSLHLARCAVNAETMQWDKHHIRKTSSPERVHIIGGGIGGMEAARVLKLRGHNPVIHEKSDRLGGTFIPASAESYKDKLRNLLTWYRRQMDVLDIEVHLNEEVRDTAKFGNEAVIIATGAVPRTLKNVPGYERMIEACEYLNGAGVGDTVAVIGGGLTGCEIAYELALKGKKPIIVEMKDDLVSQKGVCLANSSYLREWFALHRIPVYLETMLREVREGSIVCTKDSGKVEIACDSVISSAGYVSSPLTGKGKRTYLVGDCLKVGNLRSVVWSAYETAMKI; from the coding sequence ATGGATGCAAAGTTAGAACCGTTATTTACACCGTGGAAAATCGGTAACTGTGATATTAAGAACCGGATTGTTTTAACCTCAATGGGAGGTACGAATCTTCTGGGATGGATGGAGAAGAACCATTTTGACAAGGATGGTGCAAAGTTTATCATGGAGGTGGCGAAAAACCATGCGGGGCTGGTGCTGCCTGGATGTCAACCCGTCTATAACCCGATGTTCGGACAGTGGCTTTATAAGAATAAAAAGATGTATGAGGACTTGAAAGCCTGGATGCCAAAGTTCCACGAGACGGGAGCAAAATTATTCGTTCAGCTGACCGCCGGGTTTGGACGGTCTTTCACGGTCAGCGAGCTGATGGAGACACTTTACACAAACAAATTTCTGAGGGTGGTTTCCAAACCGTTTATGGATCTGGATAAGATCACGGCTTCGGCGAGCCCTTCGCCCAACCGCTGGTCTGATAAAGTTCCGTCCAGAGAGATGACGGTGGAAGAGATCCATGAGTTCGTGGAGGCGTTTGCAAAATGTGCGAAACTGCTTCAGGACGCGGGAGTGGACGGCGTTGAGATCCATGCGGTGCATGAGGGCTATCTGCTTGACCAGTTTACTCTGAAGTACGTGAACCGCCGTACAGATCAGTATGGGGGGTCTTTTGAAAACCGATATCGTTTTGCCGTAGAGATCGTGCAGGCGATCAAGAGGGTGTGCGGGAAAGATTTCCCCGTGTCCTTAAGGTACAGTGTCCGTTCCATGACGAAGGGATATCGGAAAGGCGCGCTGCCCGGAGAAGATTTCACAGAGGCGGGAAGAGATATGGAGGAGTCAGAAAAGGCTGTGAGATACCTCCAGGATGCCGGCTATGATATGCTGAACTGTGATAATGGTACCTACGATGCGTGGTACTGGGCGCACCCGCCGATCTATATGCCCAAGAACTGCAATCTGGAGGATGTGGAACACATTCGGAAGTTCACGGATATTCCCGTCGTGTGTGCAGGTCGAATGGATCCGCACACGGCAGCCGAGTCCATTGCGGCAGGGAAAATAGACGGAGCGGGCTTTGCCCGTCAGTTTCTGGCTGACCAGGAATGGGTGACTAAGATGATGGAAGGAAGAGAAGAGGATATACGTCCCTGCATCTTATGCCACAACGGATGCTTCAATATGTGCCACTATAAGGGGGTTCCAAATGATCAGGAGCTTTCGGACAGCCTGCATCTCGCGCGGTGTGCAGTGAATGCTGAGACCATGCAGTGGGATAAGCATCATATCAGGAAAACATCGTCGCCTGAGAGAGTTCATATCATCGGCGGAGGCATCGGCGGTATGGAAGCAGCCAGAGTGCTGAAATTACGTGGGCATAATCCGGTCATTCATGAAAAAAGCGACCGCCTCGGCGGTACCTTTATTCCGGCAAGTGCGGAGTCTTATAAAGATAAACTCAGGAACCTGCTCACCTGGTACAGACGTCAGATGGACGTGCTTGACATAGAAGTTCATCTGAACGAGGAAGTTCGGGACACGGCGAAGTTCGGAAACGAAGCGGTCATCATTGCCACCGGAGCCGTTCCGCGGACATTGAAAAATGTGCCCGGCTATGAACGGATGATCGAGGCGTGCGAATACCTGAACGGCGCCGGAGTGGGAGATACGGTGGCTGTGATAGGAGGAGGCCTGACGGGATGTGAGATTGCGTATGAGCTGGCATTAAAAGGAAAGAAACCAATCATAGTCGAGATGAAGGACGACCTGGTTTCCCAGAAGGGCGTTTGTCTCGCCAACAGTTCATATCTGCGCGAATGGTTTGCACTGCACAGGATTCCCGTCTATCTGGAGACTATGCTAAGAGAGGTAAGGGAAGGCTCGATCGTCTGCACAAAGGACAGCGGGAAGGTCGAGATCGCCTGTGATTCGGTGATCAGCTCCGCCGGGTATGTCTCCAGTCCGCTCACGGGAAAAGGAAAAAGAACATACCTTGTGGGTGACTGTCTGAAGGTTGGCAACCTCAGGTCCGTTGTCTGGAGTGCATACGAGACGGCTATGAAAATCTGA
- a CDS encoding aconitase X: MTDYKMKLSDEQKAVLNGSKGDVMAKVMETMIRYGELFGADSMVPISSKYNHLVTSFGLKALGPVYDLMEKLIGAGCTSTQKFTADPRPLDKMVPSSFIQNIVFRHFMYSRQDYYESQLDKLGLLGKDAFTCTCYMDEVGNTPGQGEILSWSESSAVVYANSVLGARCNRNSGIIDLMGSVVGCVPHFGLLSDEGRRADWIVEIRTTRKPEAQLLGSAVGMKVMEDVPYIVGLDKWLGTLDDDARTYLKDFGAATASNGAVGLYHVEGITPEAVQQGKGLLKENPNVYVIDDAELQRVYDGYPVIWKNKNARPKLCFMGCPHMSLNQLISWTKKVEQGLKEAGHEKVVIPTVFTAAPAVLKKFGQTPYAARLEKTGVILSYICPLMYMNNPLSTSMPVITSSNKLRTYTSARYYKDDEILKQITKGGDM, encoded by the coding sequence ATGACAGATTATAAGATGAAGCTGTCGGATGAGCAGAAAGCGGTCTTAAACGGCAGCAAAGGCGATGTGATGGCAAAGGTGATGGAGACCATGATCCGCTACGGTGAACTGTTCGGTGCGGACAGCATGGTACCGATTTCGAGCAAATATAACCATCTGGTCACTTCTTTCGGTCTGAAGGCGCTGGGACCCGTCTATGACCTGATGGAGAAACTGATCGGTGCGGGATGCACATCGACACAGAAATTTACTGCCGATCCCCGTCCTCTGGACAAAATGGTACCGAGTTCTTTCATACAGAATATTGTATTTCGGCATTTTATGTACAGCAGGCAGGATTATTACGAGAGTCAGCTGGATAAACTGGGACTGCTCGGGAAGGACGCCTTCACGTGTACCTGCTATATGGACGAAGTCGGAAATACGCCCGGCCAGGGAGAGATTCTTTCCTGGTCAGAATCTTCAGCGGTCGTATATGCCAACTCGGTGCTGGGCGCCAGATGCAACCGGAACTCGGGAATCATCGATCTGATGGGTTCTGTCGTGGGCTGTGTGCCGCATTTCGGACTGCTGAGTGATGAGGGACGCAGGGCTGACTGGATCGTCGAGATCAGGACTACCAGGAAACCGGAAGCGCAGCTTCTGGGATCTGCCGTCGGCATGAAAGTGATGGAGGATGTACCGTACATTGTCGGACTGGATAAGTGGCTGGGCACATTGGATGATGACGCCCGGACGTATCTGAAGGATTTCGGAGCGGCGACAGCCTCGAACGGCGCAGTCGGACTGTACCATGTGGAGGGAATCACACCGGAGGCAGTACAGCAGGGAAAAGGCCTTTTGAAGGAAAATCCAAACGTATATGTCATCGACGACGCAGAACTGCAGCGTGTCTATGACGGCTATCCGGTTATCTGGAAAAATAAGAATGCCAGGCCGAAATTATGCTTTATGGGATGCCCGCACATGAGCCTGAATCAGCTGATCAGCTGGACGAAAAAAGTGGAACAGGGATTAAAGGAAGCCGGGCATGAGAAGGTTGTGATACCCACGGTATTTACTGCAGCTCCGGCTGTGCTGAAGAAATTCGGGCAGACACCGTATGCCGCCAGACTGGAGAAAACGGGGGTGATCCTGTCTTATATCTGTCCGCTGATGTACATGAACAACCCGCTGAGTACCAGTATGCCAGTCATCACATCCAGCAACAAGCTGCGCACTTATACCAGTGCGAGGTATTATAAGGATGATGAGATTCTGAAACAGATTACAAAGGGAGGGGATATGTGA
- a CDS encoding aconitase X swivel domain-containing protein, which produces MKSFQGRVVTPGTVTAPALVSREGLNTLASFQKALQFGDKKATCGDQNNADLYGKQMAGKALCLPRTIGSTTGGLVLYCACSMKRQPACLLFSEPIDSLAAAGAILADVWLDDVTMPVVDSLGDEFLEYMKDDMTVTIKENGVVEAG; this is translated from the coding sequence ATGAAGAGTTTTCAGGGAAGAGTGGTCACTCCGGGAACTGTGACTGCACCGGCACTTGTCTCTCGTGAGGGTCTGAATACACTGGCATCGTTCCAGAAAGCGCTGCAGTTCGGGGATAAGAAGGCAACCTGCGGGGATCAGAATAACGCGGATTTATATGGCAAACAGATGGCAGGGAAAGCGCTCTGCCTCCCGAGGACGATTGGTTCCACTACGGGCGGGCTTGTGCTGTACTGCGCCTGTTCCATGAAACGCCAGCCAGCCTGTCTGCTGTTTTCGGAACCGATCGATTCCCTCGCAGCGGCCGGGGCAATTCTGGCAGACGTGTGGCTCGATGACGTCACCATGCCGGTGGTGGATTCTCTGGGTGATGAGTTTCTGGAATATATGAAAGATGATATGACCGTCACGATCAAAGAGAATGGGGTTGTGGAAGCAGGCTGA
- a CDS encoding D-alanyl-D-alanine carboxypeptidase family protein, translated as MNNQRKNRKKKSSPFIRFLLFFACIGFVLASFWISGDLSKRTHNVRAESGETGIGPDAADSQGDHNSSDSDDAKGQETGSEAGSEREPEPKEKKAAATGETVELTDEITSSYAVFVDLSAEKIVAQRDADARISPASMTKILTILVAAEHVDNLDDTFTITQEIIDYSYLNECSSAGFAANDTVTVRDLFYGTILPSGGDAATALAIYAAGSLEEFVNMMNGKLKDLGLSETAHFTNSAGLYDEDHYCTVNDMAVILQAAVANDLCREVLSARTWQIPASELHPEGIPLSNWFLRRIEDKDTGARVMCAKTGYVEQSGNCSASYGVGSDGKEYICVTANAAGVWACIDDHVALYKKFSV; from the coding sequence ATGAATAACCAAAGAAAAAACAGGAAAAAGAAAAGCAGCCCGTTCATCAGATTTCTGCTGTTTTTCGCATGCATCGGATTTGTTCTGGCATCATTTTGGATATCGGGAGATCTGAGTAAACGCACACATAACGTGAGGGCAGAGTCGGGAGAGACAGGCATCGGACCGGATGCCGCTGATTCGCAGGGGGATCACAATTCATCGGATTCTGATGATGCGAAAGGACAGGAGACAGGGTCCGAAGCAGGTTCAGAACGGGAACCGGAACCGAAAGAGAAGAAGGCGGCGGCAACGGGCGAAACGGTGGAGCTGACAGATGAGATTACAAGCAGCTACGCAGTCTTTGTTGATCTTAGTGCGGAAAAGATTGTCGCGCAAAGAGATGCAGATGCCAGAATCAGCCCTGCATCCATGACGAAGATACTCACGATCCTGGTGGCGGCTGAACATGTTGATAACCTGGATGATACGTTTACGATTACTCAGGAGATCATAGACTACAGTTATCTCAATGAGTGCAGCAGCGCCGGATTTGCGGCGAACGATACAGTGACTGTGCGCGATCTATTCTACGGGACGATACTGCCGTCCGGGGGCGATGCGGCGACAGCCCTCGCCATATATGCAGCGGGTTCCCTGGAAGAATTTGTCAATATGATGAACGGGAAACTGAAAGATCTGGGGCTGTCAGAGACAGCTCATTTTACCAACAGTGCGGGACTGTACGATGAGGATCATTACTGTACGGTCAATGATATGGCTGTGATCCTGCAGGCAGCTGTCGCAAATGATCTGTGCAGGGAAGTGCTGTCAGCCCGTACCTGGCAGATCCCCGCTTCTGAGCTCCATCCGGAAGGAATTCCGCTCTCTAACTGGTTTTTGCGACGTATCGAGGACAAGGACACAGGTGCCAGGGTGATGTGTGCCAAGACCGGATACGTGGAGCAGTCCGGTAACTGTTCCGCCAGCTATGGCGTGGGAAGTGACGGAAAGGAATATATCTGTGTGACGGCAAATGCCGCCGGTGTCTGGGCGTGCATTGACGATCACGTCGCATTGTATAAGAAGTTTTCGGTATGA
- a CDS encoding hybrid sensor histidine kinase/response regulator, which produces MEIQGENHGQTGYEYDTLMNLLQVSVSKHLIDDHFTLVWANDFYYDLIGYSREEYEAIYHNMCDSYYINEELGIHDEAIWKQLGDEVIKTLNAGGDGYTIVTRMRRKSGEYLWVRMTARFTDEYIGGYQVSYTAITDVSNVMQMQLEQSVTYDNLPGFVAKYRVSKNLEFILLDGNDRFFEFFGKESWKNMDYPLFRSNVMRNQEVFQAHREELLAGKPVHFTVQMNDLYGNNAWLQINASCIACQDSDPIYLVIYIDITNETELRQMQCRLKEQAKQLSFALDEAKKANRAKSDFLSRMSHDIRTPLNAIIGMKDIASAHLDDPAKMKDCLKKIGLSSQHLLGLINDVLDMSKIENGEMVLREDVTFLPELLENIVSIMQPQFKEKGQMFSIRLKCVIHEHFMSDSLRLRQIFLNILSNACKFTPEGGHITMDVQEVSADHNIARFLFKITDNGIGIQPDFLPHLFTAFTRERDSRVDKTEGTGLGMAITKKIVELLNGEINVESCPGTGTTFFVSIPLKTEEAPPLNSTFPDLKIIVADDDAIMCEHTVEMLQSIGIYTDWVNSGKQAVEKIEEAHQRGDTYDAVLLDWKMPEQDGLWTTRRIRELLGDKLPVLIISAYDWNDIEQEARRAGVNGFIQKPIFISTLIHGLQHYVLGEQTPVHEQNSNQKSTFDKRHFLLVEDNTLNQEVAVELLADMGAEIDIACNGEQGVNLFRESSENYYDIILMDIQMPIMDGYTATRKIRSMHRKDASGVPILAMTADAFAEDIRFAKEAGMTGHLAKPLDAAALKREISRYL; this is translated from the coding sequence TGGAGATACAAGGCGAAAACCACGGGCAGACCGGATATGAATATGATACATTAATGAATCTTCTGCAGGTCAGTGTCAGCAAACATTTAATTGACGATCATTTTACGCTGGTCTGGGCAAATGATTTCTATTATGATTTAATTGGATATTCCCGTGAGGAGTACGAAGCCATCTATCATAATATGTGCGACAGCTATTATATAAACGAGGAACTCGGAATCCATGATGAAGCCATATGGAAACAATTAGGCGATGAAGTCATCAAGACATTGAACGCGGGTGGAGATGGTTATACAATCGTCACGCGCATGCGCCGCAAAAGCGGTGAATATCTCTGGGTACGTATGACAGCCAGATTTACAGATGAATATATTGGCGGTTACCAGGTTTCCTACACAGCCATCACTGATGTCAGCAACGTCATGCAGATGCAGCTGGAACAGTCCGTTACATATGATAACCTTCCGGGCTTCGTTGCGAAATACCGCGTCAGTAAAAACCTGGAATTTATACTGTTGGATGGTAATGACCGGTTCTTTGAGTTCTTTGGCAAAGAAAGCTGGAAGAACATGGATTATCCCTTATTCCGCAGCAATGTCATGCGGAATCAGGAAGTTTTTCAGGCTCACAGAGAGGAACTTCTGGCTGGAAAACCCGTTCATTTTACCGTACAGATGAATGACTTGTACGGAAACAATGCATGGCTGCAGATTAACGCTTCCTGCATCGCCTGTCAGGATTCAGACCCGATATACCTGGTCATTTATATTGATATCACCAATGAGACTGAGCTTCGTCAGATGCAGTGCAGACTGAAGGAGCAGGCGAAACAGCTGAGTTTTGCGCTGGACGAGGCAAAAAAAGCCAATCGGGCGAAGTCTGACTTTCTTTCCCGCATGAGCCATGACATCAGAACCCCTCTAAACGCCATCATAGGTATGAAAGATATCGCATCTGCTCATCTTGATGACCCTGCAAAAATGAAGGACTGTCTGAAAAAAATCGGTCTTTCCAGCCAGCATTTGCTCGGGCTTATCAATGATGTCCTGGATATGTCCAAGATAGAGAACGGTGAAATGGTACTGCGGGAGGATGTGACTTTCCTGCCCGAGCTGCTGGAAAACATCGTGAGTATTATGCAGCCGCAGTTTAAAGAGAAAGGACAAATGTTTTCAATCAGGTTGAAATGTGTGATCCACGAACATTTTATGAGTGATTCTCTGCGTCTGAGACAGATCTTCCTGAACATTCTCTCCAATGCCTGCAAATTCACCCCGGAGGGCGGACATATCACAATGGATGTACAGGAAGTTTCGGCAGATCATAACATAGCCCGGTTTCTCTTTAAAATTACTGATAATGGTATCGGAATTCAGCCTGATTTTCTCCCCCATCTGTTCACGGCGTTCACCAGGGAACGTGACAGCCGTGTTGATAAGACGGAGGGCACCGGACTTGGCATGGCCATCACGAAAAAGATTGTAGAATTGCTGAACGGCGAGATTAATGTGGAAAGCTGCCCCGGAACAGGCACCACCTTCTTCGTCTCAATACCGCTGAAGACAGAAGAGGCTCCTCCGCTGAACAGTACTTTCCCCGATCTGAAAATCATCGTTGCGGATGACGACGCCATTATGTGTGAGCATACTGTCGAGATGCTTCAAAGTATAGGTATCTACACTGATTGGGTTAACAGCGGAAAGCAGGCCGTCGAAAAAATAGAAGAAGCACACCAAAGAGGTGACACGTATGATGCGGTACTGCTCGACTGGAAAATGCCGGAGCAGGATGGCCTGTGGACTACCCGCCGTATCCGTGAGCTCCTCGGCGACAAACTGCCTGTTCTGATCATCTCTGCCTACGACTGGAATGATATCGAACAGGAAGCACGGCGGGCAGGCGTCAATGGATTTATTCAAAAGCCCATTTTCATTTCCACACTGATTCATGGACTGCAGCATTACGTATTAGGCGAGCAGACCCCAGTCCACGAACAAAACTCTAATCAAAAAAGCACCTTTGATAAACGGCATTTTCTGCTGGTAGAAGACAATACACTCAACCAGGAAGTTGCTGTGGAACTCCTTGCAGATATGGGGGCAGAAATCGATATCGCCTGTAACGGAGAACAAGGTGTCAATTTATTCAGAGAATCCTCTGAGAACTATTACGATATTATCCTTATGGATATACAGATGCCCATTATGGATGGATATACGGCGACAAGAAAAATCCGTTCTATGCACCGCAAAGACGCCTCTGGCGTACCGATTCTCGCGATGACCGCCGATGCTTTTGCAGAAGACATCCGGTTTGCAAAAGAAGCAGGTATGACTGGTCACCTGGCTAAGCCCCTGGACGCCGCCGCTTTAAAGCGCGAGATCAGCAGATATTTATAG